DNA sequence from the Methanosarcinales archaeon genome:
TTTGTTGGTGCTGCATGGCAATATTATGGATGTCTTGTTCAGTTCGTTTTTTTTCAGACGCCAAAGTTACTCACTCCTTGGTCAAAGATTCCAAGCGAATAAAATTACGTTTTAAACCATGTTCACTACCAATAAGAGAATACACTTTTCCTCTGGCATTGTTTTCATTCTGGCTAGTGATGTTTTT
Encoded proteins:
- a CDS encoding 50S ribosomal protein L18a; this translates as MEKYIVTGKFKAGNKWENFTKNITSQNENNARGKVYSLIGSEHGLKRNFIRLESLTKE